The following DNA comes from Legionella sp. PATHC032.
GCGACATTATTTACTCCTGGAACTCAGCTAAGTATTCTTTTAAAGGCGAACATTCTACCAAGGCATGTCAAATGAAACAAGTAGTGGATATTAATTTGTGTAAAAAATTTCATACTTTTCCCGAAATACACAGAAACTTTTACATAAATTGTAATCATAAAGCAAAAGAAATTAACCTTTTTGCTTTAATATCACCATGAATTAAAGCTTGGCCAATGCCAATAAATTGAGATTGCTCACTATAGAGACGCAAATCCTCTCCTTCACCGGCATCAGTTTTATTTGTAATCACCTTGCCCTGGCGAATTGCTGTTACTTCACAATCGGAAAGAGTTACTGGTGTTAAATGCTGAATAGCCTGATCAATTGGGATTAAGCAAGCAACTCTTTGTGATAAAGACATTTCCTGCAATTCATCAAGGGTGTACATTCGATTTTTTTCAAACCCTGCAGTATAGAGCCTATGCAATTTTGTCATATGAGCTCCTACCTTCAACGCATCACCAATATCTTCCACTAAATTACGTATATAGGTTCCTTTGCTGCATGATACAGTTAGTGAAAAATATTCTCCATCAAATTGTTCCAACTTCAATTGGCTGATTAATATATCTCTGGCCTTACGTTCTATCTCTATCCCTTCTCTGGCGAATCGATACAAAGGAGTGCCCTTATGCTTTAAAGCAGAAAACATGGATGGAACTTGCTTGATTTTACCCTTATATTTTTCTAACGTTGCAAGCAATTCCTCATGACTAACAGTATAATTTTCAAGACAAAATATTACTTCGCCAGTACAATCAGCAGTATTTGTTTTAATGCCAAACCTTCCAATTGTTTCATAACATTTATCCGCATTGAGAAAATACTGGCAAATTTTAGTTGCTTCTCCAAAACATAGAGGCAACATGCCGGTTGCTAAAGGATCTAAACTGCCTGTGTGGCCAGCTTTTTTAGCCCCAAACAAACGTTTAGCTTTCTGAAGCACAGCATTTGACGTCATTCCTTTCGGTTTATTTAATAGTAGGATTCCATCTGTAGAATACTGAGATTCAATTGTTGTCATCGTTATTTGAATCAGGAGGATTTACTTCATCAATTAATCGACTTAACCGTTGTCCATACTCAATCGATTCATCATAAATAAAATGAAGCTGCGGCACAGTGCGTAGTGTAATACTTCTTGCCAGAGCACTTCTCAAATAACTGGCTGCACCATTTAATATATTGGTAATCACTGATTTATCTTCATTAAGAACAGTAAAATAAACTTTCGCATGACCTAAATCGGCAGCCACTTTGACTGCTGAAATGGTAACAAAACCCTTCAAACGCGGATCTTTTATTTCCTGAGGAATGATCAAAGCTAATTTGCGCTGAATCATCTCAGCAATTCTGTCAGTTCGCTTAAAATTATTACTCATTTTCTATAAGTCACGCTTAATTTCGACTGTCTCAAAAACCTCGATTAAATCTCCAGGTTTCACATCGTTGTAATTTTTTACGCCAATACCGCATTCAAAACCTTGTCTTACTTCTAATACGTCATCTTTAAATCGCCTTAATGACTCTAAGGTACCTTCATAAATCACTACATTTGAACGCAATACACGTATTGGATTATTACGCTTTACAACTCCTTCAATAACCATGCATCCAGCAATAGCACCAATTTTGGGTGATTTGAATACATCCCTAACTTCAGCAATACCAATAATTTCTTCTTTAAATTGTGGCGCAAGCATCCCGGTTAAAGCACCTTTTATCTGATCTACTATGTCATAAATAACACTATAATAATGAATCGATACGGATTCTTGTTCTGCAAGACGCTTGGCTGTCCCATCAGCTCTTACATTAAATCCGATTAAAATGGCATTGGAAGCGATAGCCAAATGGACATCGGACTCTGTTATTCCACCAACACCACTAGATATCACCTCGACCTTAACTTCATCTGTTGATAATTTTGTCAATGCATCAGAAATTGCTTCCAGTGATCCTTGAACGTCTGCTTTTAAGACAATGTTCAAGACCTTGGATTCGGTAGCCGTCATATTTTCCATAATACCTTCTATTGTGGTTTTTTGACGTCTGGCTAATTTCACATCACGGAACCTACCCTGTCTAAACAAAGCAACTTCTCTGGCCTTTTTCTCATCTGGTACAACTACTGCTTCATCTCCTGCATGAGGTATAGCCGATAATCCGAGGACTTCCACTGGAATGGACGGGCCAGCACTATCAACCAAATCGCCATTGTCACTAACCAAAGCACGTACACGTCCATACTGAAAGCCAGCCAGTAAAATATCACCTTTATGTAACGTGCCACTTTGAACTAGAACAGTTGCAACTGGACCTCGTCCTTTATCCAGACGTGATTCAATAACAACTCCTTTTGCAGCACCATCAGTCACTGCTTTTAACTCTAATACTTCTGATTGCAATAAAATAGCATCCAGCAAATCATCTATACCCATACCCGATTTGGCTGAAATATTAACAAACATGGTATCTCCACCCCATGCCTCAGGAATAACCTCTTGGACTGATAGTTCATTCATAACTCGTTCAGGATCAGCATCAGGTTTATCCATTTTATTAATTGCAACAATAATTGGAACCTTGGCTGCTTTGGCATGCTGTATCGCTTCAATAGTCTGAGGCTTAACACCATCATCAGCTGCCACGATCAAAATGACTATATCAGTTGCTTGGGCACCGCGAGCTCTCATCGCGGTAAATGCAGCATGTCCAGGCGTGTCTAAAAAAGTAATGTTGCCTTTTGGTGTGCTGACATGGTAAGCACCTATATGTTGCGTAATCCCTCCGGCTTCACCTGCTGCAACCTTGGTTCGACGAATATAATCCAATAAGGAGGTTTTACCATGGTCAACGTGTCCCATAATTGTGACAACCGGTGCTCTACCCTCTGTTCTTGTGCCTTTGGAAATGGCCTCGCCTAAACCAGCTTCAACAGCGTCTTCTTTGATAATAACTGGTTTATGCCCCATTTCTTCTACAACGATTACAGACGTTTCTTGATCAATGACCTGATTAATTGTTGCCATCGCCCCCAAAGACATCATGACTTTAATCACTTCAGCGGCTTTTACTGACATTCGTTTTGCCAATTCGGCAACTGTAATTGTCTCAGGTATCAATACGTCTCTGATTATTGGAGCAGTAGGTAATGCAAAACCATGCGTTAATGTTTCTTCAGCCTCTCGGTATTTATCTGATTTTTCAGTTCCTTTTTTCTTTTTAAATTTACTTCGACCACCACGTCGATGAAGTTCTTGCTCCTCTTCATCATGTTCAAAAGTATGATATTTAGGCTTTTTCTTACCCTTTTTAAATTCAGAAACATCAGAATCAGTTTGCTCCAGATGTTTCTTTTTACTCGCTTTCTCAGGTTTAACTTCTTCCTTTTTGGAAACAGGGATGACATCCTCGACTACATCCACAAGATTTTCTAAAACATCAGAGCTGGCATGCGTTAATGCATCCTGATTCTCTGCTGTCTCTTCCTCTAAATTGCTGCTTTCTTCTTCTTTTGCGGTTTCTTCAATTTCTGTTGCAGGTTCAATGATTGTATGTTCTTCAGTCTCTTTCAACTCAGGAGTTTCTGCAGACACATCATTAACAACAGGGATTTCTTCATGGACAGGCTCTTCAACAACAGGTGGAATTACGGGCTCTTCTATCTCTGGTTGTTCGGGAATTGCACTTCTCTTTATGAAAGTTTTTTTCTTTCTAACCTCAATATTAACTGTTTTTCCGCTATGCATATCATGCCCAACAGTAACCTGAGACATGCTTTTACGTCTTAAAGTTATTCTTTCAGGCGCAGCACTAATATCACGATTAGAGCTACCTTTTAAATGATTAAGCAAGATCCTCTTTTGTTCTTCATTCACAGTCTGTTGATCATCAGTAAAAGATAACCCTGCTTCCTGTAACTGGTTCAATAAGCGCTCAACCGGGATACCAACGACTTGAGCTAATTGTTTAACCGTCACATCCGCCATATTTAATCCCCTCTCAGCAACTTTTTATAAAGCTGAATATATTTAAAATGCATCTAGCATTATATTGGTCAATTTTCGATAGCCATAGTTTATTGAAACCATGGTTCTCTTGCTTTCATAATTAAAGCACCTGCTTTTTCTTCAGTAATGCCTTCAATTTCTATTAATTCATCTACAGATTGCTCTGCAAGATCTTCCATTGTTGTAATTCCTTTACTTGCTAATTTATTTGCCAAATCCTCTGTCATGCCTTCCATGTTGATAAGCGAATCATCCGGAGTCCCAGATAAGCTTTTACCTGATGAAAGCGCCATCTCCAGCAACTTGTCATTTGCTCTGTTTCTTAACTCTTCAACTATTTCTTCATCAAACTCTTCAATAGCGAGTAGCTCTTCCTTAGGAACATAAGCTACTTCTTCGAGAGAAGAAAATCCATGAGCTACCAATAATGACGCAATTTCCTCATCAATTTCTAGCGCACTGGTAAACAGATTAACTATTTTACTCGATTCCTCTTGATTTTTGCTTTCAAATTCTTCCGTTGTCATGACATTCAATGTCCAACCAGTCAATTGGCTAGCCAAACGAACATTTTGTCCATTTCGACCAATTGCTTGCGATAACTGTTCTTTCGCTACAGCTAAATCCATAGTATGGGTATCTTCATCCACAACGATAGATGTGATATCAGCTGGAGCCATAGCATTTATGACTAATTGGGCAGGATTATCATCCCATAAAATGATATCAACACGCTCACCACCTAACTCGCTCGAAACTGCTTGTACCCTTGCTCCACGCATACCAACGCAAGCACCGATAGGGTCAATACGCCCATCATTTGTTTTAACCGCAATTTTTGCTCTATTTCCTGGATCGCGCGCAGCAGCTTTGATATCTATTATATTTTCACCAATTTCAGGAACTTCAATACGGAACAATTCAATCAGCATTTCATTTCGAGTTCTGCTTACGAACAATTGTGGCCCTCTCGCCTGTGGCGTTATTTCATACAGATAGGCTCGAACTCTGTCATTGGGACGAAACATTTCATGAGGCAACATTTCAGAACGAGGCAAGAAAGCTTCAGCTTTACCACCTAAATCAATAATTACATTATCTCGAGTTACTTTTTTAACAGTTCCATAGATTAGCTGCCCAAGTTTGCTACGGAACTGGTCTATGATCAATTCACGTTCCGCTTCTCGCACTTTTTGCATAATAACTTGCCGCGCAGTTTGAGCTTCAATTCTTCCAAACTCTATGGAAGGAATAATTTCTTCAATTCGGTCACCAATAGCTGCCGAAGGATTTCGTTCTTTTGCTTGCTCCAAGGACAATTGACGGTCTGGGAATTCTAATTCTTCTTCATTCACTACATCCCAATACCTAAAGGTTTCATAGTCACCTGTTTTAGAATCAATTTTGATACGCACACCTATATCCAAACCAAGAATCTTTCGAGTTGCAGATTCCAGTGCAGCCTGAATGGCAAGTATAATGACGTCTTTACTAACGCCTCTTTCGTTTGATAATGCCTCAGCAACTAATAACAATTCTTTGCTCATTGTTCGCCTCTCTAGACTGTCAAATTTGCTTTCACAATATTTGATAAAAGTATTTCTTGATGTTCATTATTAATATCCAATACTATTGTATCTTCTGATGCTGAAACAATAATACCTGATAATTTTCGTTTCCCATTTACTGGCTTAAAAGTTTTTACGTGAATTTCGTAACCAATGTAGCGCTGATATTGCCAAATGCTAAACAAGGGTCTGGGTATCCCAGGAGATGATATTTCTAAACTGTAGTGCCCTGGAATAGGGTCTTCAACATCAAGCATAGCACTGACTTGTTTACTCACTTCCTGACAGTCATCGATTCCTATTCCATCTGGTTTGTCTATATAAATTCTTAATAATGAGTGCTTCCCTTGGGAAAGGTATTCACAACCCCAAAGTTCATAACCCATATTTTTGATTATAGGCTCTAAGAGCACTATCAAGTCATTATTTATCATAGTATGTATAAACAAAAAAAGGGCGCACTCGCCCAAGCCTGGTAACTGACTTAGATTTAGACAGTATCCTAGTCAACATAATAAAAAACCCCAAAAATGGGGTTTTATAAAATTGGTAGCGGGGGCAGGATTTGAACCTACGACCTTCGGGTTATGAGCCCGACGAGCTACCAGGCTGCTCCACCCCGCGTCAACTGAGGGCAAGTATACTGATACTTGGGGCCCTAAGCAAGTACTTTTGTTAAAGTTTATTAATTAATTTGCAAATGCATTAATGCATGCCGCAATTAACGCGCCTGGGAAAATACCCAAATAGAGTAAAGAGAGGCAATTAAGCGAGTAAACTATGGTATTGCCTGTACCAATCCTTACTATATCTTCATTTTCTGGTTGATCAAAATACATAATTTTAACGATTCGCAAATAATAATAGGCACCTATCACTGTAAATAGCAACCCTACTACAGCTAACCAAGTCATTTGAGCATCTACTAATGCCTTCAATACCAACAATTTTGTAAAGAAGCCAACGGTTGGAGGCACACCAGCCATTGAAAACATGACTAATAACATCATAAAAGCCAGCCATGGGTTTCTTTTATTCAAGCCCTTTAAATCGTCAATACTATCAATTTCCATTCCATGATTTGACATCAATACAACTAAACCAAAACCAGCTGCTGACATAACAGCATAGATCAAAATATAATATAGAGCTGCTGCATAACCAGCAGAACTGGCAGCTAAAACCCCAAATAAAGCATATCCTATATGAGAAATTGCAGAATAAGCTAGCAAGCGTTTAATTTTGGTTTGAATAACAGCTAATAAATTACCTATACCGGTAGAAAGGAGAGCCATTGCTAAAATAATTTGCTGCCATTGAATAGTGATATCGACTAATCCAATAGTCAGAAATCGCAGTGCCATACCCAATGCTGCAATCTTAGGTGCTGTACTAATAAATAGTGTTACAGAGCTTGGTGCCCCTTGATATACGTCTGGAGCCCACATATGAAATGGAACTGCGGCTAGTTTAAATCCCACACCTGCGAGTATAAATACCATTGCAAAAGCAAAAAGAGTATTTTGTTGCTGCCAATTTACAGCAACCGCATTAGCAACATCTAACAAATCAAGTTTTCCTGTTGCGCCATAAACCAAGGATATTCCATACAATAGCATACCAGAAGCAATAGCACCCATAACAAAATATTTCATTGCAGCTTCGGATGCATCACTATCAGTTCGGCGGATGGCGGTCATTGCATATAGAGGCAATGACATTAACTCCAAACCTAGATAAAGAGACAACAGAGAGTGTGCTGAAACAAGAGTCATCATACCTAGCGTTGAAAATAACCCTAGAACATAATAATCACCTGTAGGCATTTGCCGTTCATCCAGATAGTTTTGGGAATAGATAAAACTTAACAATACCGTGATATCAATAAACAGTTTCATTAAATGACTTATATCATCACTTATAAATAATTTGTTAAGTATGAGTATTTTATAGCTTCCTATAAAGAAGAAGCTTACTGCTGCTGATACTATAATTCCAATACAAGATATGTAAAATGCAATTGATTTTAATTTATGACGAAAGAACAAATCAGAAAGCAACGCCAAGCACGCAGTTATTAAAATTATCATTTCTGGTATTGCTACATGGATATTTTCTAGTAATGTCATCATATTTAACCTTGCTAAGGAACTCGATTGCAATTTAAGACTATCGTAGTTCTTTGTTAGAGTTTAGATTTATCAGCTAATGCTAAAGTATGACTTACAGTTTGATGCACAAACTCTAACATGGGTTTTGGATACACTCCTAGAGCAATGACCATTATTGCAAGTAATACATAAGCACTTAATTCAAAGCCTGATATATCTTTTAAGGCAGCAACCTTTTTATTAGCTATGGGACCAAAAATAACTCTTTTATACATCCATAGCGTATAGGCTGCCCCAATAATCAATGTGGTTGCAGCCCAAAATGCAACCCAAAAACCAGCTTTTATACTACCTAATATCACCATGAATTCACCAACAAATCCGGATGTTCCTGGCAAGCCGGCATTCGCCATAGCAAAAAGCATAAAAAAAGAAGCGAATATGGGCATGGTATTTACTATTCCACCAAAATCCGCGAGTAGTCTTGTATGCATACGATCATATATAAAGCCTACACCAGCAAACATTGCACTTGAGACAAAGGCATGCGATATCATGACGACAATTGCACCTTCAAGAATTAATCCAGCATTGCTTAATCCTCCATGACGAGCAATTGCAAATATAGCGAAACAGCCCAGAGTTACAAACCCCATGTGTGAAATTGAAGAATAGGCAATCAATTTTTTCATATCCTTCTGAATAATAGCAATTAGTCCGATGTAAACTACTGCGATCAAAGATAAGGCAACCATCAAAGGAGCATATTTACTGCAAGCATCAGGGACTATTGGCAGAGAAAAACGGATAAATCCATAAGCACCGAGTTTTAACAAAATTGCTGCTAAAACAACTGAACCACCAGCAGGAGCTTCAGTATGCGCATCCGGCAACCAGGTATGAACCGGAAACATTGGTATTTTTATTGCAAAACCTAAGAAAAAAGCAATAAAAATCAAAGTCTGTGCAGTCATGCCTAATTTGATGGCATAAAAGGTTTCGATCTTAAATGAACCTGCAATGTAGCCCATGTATAAGAAACTAGCCAGCATGAGAACCGACCCTAAAAAAGTATATAAGAAAAATTTGATTGCCGCATAAACTCTATTATCAGAACCCCAGATACCTATAATCAGATACATTGGAATCAAGGTCGCTTCCCAGAAAATATAAAATACTATGGCATCCATAGCAGAAAATACACCGACCAGAAGCCCTTGCATAATTAAAAACGCTGATAAATATTGGGAAACCCTTTTGCTAATGCTATCCCACGTAGCTAAAATCACTATTAAATTAGTAAAAATTGTCAAAACAATTAAAAGTAAAGATAACCCATCAATACCAAGAGCATAATTAATACCCAGTGCCGGCATCCAGGGAATTTCCTCTATAAACTGCATGCCAAAAGATTGCGGATCAAATCCTTTAATTAAAGGTATGCAGAACACTAAACATAGAAGTATGGTGAATAATGTTAAATAACGCGATACATTCGGATTTTTATCATCTCCAGTCAGTAAAACAAAAACGCCACCTAATATCGGTAACCAAATTAATAAATTGAGCAAATAATGCATACCTTCACCTTATCTTCAGTCCAGGATTAACCAGCATAAAAAGGCCAGTAATCCAAACACCATTACTGTCGCATAATGATAGATGTACCCAGTTTGTATCTTTCGCCCTTTTCCAGAGAACCAGCGAACCAAGCGTCCACTACCATTGACTACTGCACCATCGATTAATTTCTGATCACCAATCTTGTAAAAAGCAATACCTAACCCCCTGGCTCCTTTCACAAAAAACAGCTCATTAAAGCGATCAAACCCATATTTATTGAGTAAAATGGAATAAATGATTGAAAAATATCTAGCTAAATAGCCAGGAATAGATGGGACGGCAATATAGCAAACCCAAGCAATAACTGCTCCAAGTACAGTAATCCAAAATGGAAAGGAATAAATCGCGTGAACTGCACTTGCAAATGGTGAACTCACTTCATGAGCAAGTTCTGCTAATACATTATGCTCAGGTAAAACAAAAATTGATGAGCTTAAGAGGTTTGGTGTATCAAATAGAATGGGCATGTAAAGCACATAACCTAAAATTATGGATGGGATAGCCAGTAATACTAATGGTAACCATACTACCCATGGAGATTCATGAAGATGGCTTAAAGTATGTTCATCCATGCGTGGCTTGCCATGAAATGTCATGAACAAGGACCGAAAGGTATATAGTGCTGTAACCATAGCACCTGCTGTTACACAAAAATAAGCATAACTGCTGCCAGGTATCTGGGAAAGCTGTGCCGCTTCAATAATTGTATCTTTCGAATAAAAGCCAGCAAAAGGAGGGAAAGCACATAATGCCAAACTACCTATGACAAAGGTTACATAGGTAATCGGCATTTTATTCCATAATCCGCCCATTTTCCGCATATCCTGTTCGTGATGCATACCAATAATGACTGAACCAGCACCAAGAAACAGTAGAGCTTTAAAGCAAGCATGAGTCAATAAATGAAACATACCAGCACTATAGGCAGAGGCACCCATTGCCACCATCATATAGCCTAGCTGTGACAAAGTGGAATAAGCTACCACACGTTTTATGTCGTTCATAACTAAAGCCAATATTCCAGTAAACAATGCTCCTGTTGCCCCGATTACTAATACTGTGCTAAGTGCTGTTGTAGACAATTCAATTAAAGGAGAAATACGAGCAATCATGAAGACACCTGCGGTCACCATTGTTGCTGCATGGATTAGCGCTGAAATAGGCGTTGGACCCTCCATGGACTCAGGTAACCAAACGTGGAGTGGTATTTGTGCAGATTTACCCATAGCGCCAACGAAAAGCAGCAGACAAATAACTGTAATCAATGACCAGGAGTAACCACTGAATAACTCTATATTCTGGCTTGCCAAATAATTTGCACTGCTAAACACCTTTTCATAATCAAGACTTCCAGCATAAGCAAAAATTAAACCTATTCCTAATACAAATCCAAAATCTCCAACACGGTTTACAAGAAATGCTTTCAGG
Coding sequences within:
- the truB gene encoding tRNA pseudouridine(55) synthase TruB, which gives rise to MTTIESQYSTDGILLLNKPKGMTSNAVLQKAKRLFGAKKAGHTGSLDPLATGMLPLCFGEATKICQYFLNADKCYETIGRFGIKTNTADCTGEVIFCLENYTVSHEELLATLEKYKGKIKQVPSMFSALKHKGTPLYRFAREGIEIERKARDILISQLKLEQFDGEYFSLTVSCSKGTYIRNLVEDIGDALKVGAHMTKLHRLYTAGFEKNRMYTLDELQEMSLSQRVACLIPIDQAIQHLTPVTLSDCEVTAIRQGKVITNKTDAGEGEDLRLYSEQSQFIGIGQALIHGDIKAKRLISFAL
- the rbfA gene encoding 30S ribosome-binding factor RbfA — encoded protein: MSNNFKRTDRIAEMIQRKLALIIPQEIKDPRLKGFVTISAVKVAADLGHAKVYFTVLNEDKSVITNILNGAASYLRSALARSITLRTVPQLHFIYDESIEYGQRLSRLIDEVNPPDSNNDDNN
- the nusA gene encoding transcription termination factor NusA, whose product is MSKELLLVAEALSNERGVSKDVIILAIQAALESATRKILGLDIGVRIKIDSKTGDYETFRYWDVVNEEELEFPDRQLSLEQAKERNPSAAIGDRIEEIIPSIEFGRIEAQTARQVIMQKVREAERELIIDQFRSKLGQLIYGTVKKVTRDNVIIDLGGKAEAFLPRSEMLPHEMFRPNDRVRAYLYEITPQARGPQLFVSRTRNEMLIELFRIEVPEIGENIIDIKAAARDPGNRAKIAVKTNDGRIDPIGACVGMRGARVQAVSSELGGERVDIILWDDNPAQLVINAMAPADITSIVVDEDTHTMDLAVAKEQLSQAIGRNGQNVRLASQLTGWTLNVMTTEEFESKNQEESSKIVNLFTSALEIDEEIASLLVAHGFSSLEEVAYVPKEELLAIEEFDEEIVEELRNRANDKLLEMALSSGKSLSGTPDDSLINMEGMTEDLANKLASKGITTMEDLAEQSVDELIEIEGITEEKAGALIMKAREPWFQ
- the rimP gene encoding ribosome maturation factor RimP → MINNDLIVLLEPIIKNMGYELWGCEYLSQGKHSLLRIYIDKPDGIGIDDCQEVSKQVSAMLDVEDPIPGHYSLEISSPGIPRPLFSIWQYQRYIGYEIHVKTFKPVNGKRKLSGIIVSASEDTIVLDINNEHQEILLSNIVKANLTV
- the nuoN gene encoding NADH-quinone oxidoreductase subunit NuoN; this translates as MMTLLENIHVAIPEMIILITACLALLSDLFFRHKLKSIAFYISCIGIIVSAAVSFFFIGSYKILILNKLFISDDISHLMKLFIDITVLLSFIYSQNYLDERQMPTGDYYVLGLFSTLGMMTLVSAHSLLSLYLGLELMSLPLYAMTAIRRTDSDASEAAMKYFVMGAIASGMLLYGISLVYGATGKLDLLDVANAVAVNWQQQNTLFAFAMVFILAGVGFKLAAVPFHMWAPDVYQGAPSSVTLFISTAPKIAALGMALRFLTIGLVDITIQWQQIILAMALLSTGIGNLLAVIQTKIKRLLAYSAISHIGYALFGVLAASSAGYAAALYYILIYAVMSAAGFGLVVLMSNHGMEIDSIDDLKGLNKRNPWLAFMMLLVMFSMAGVPPTVGFFTKLLVLKALVDAQMTWLAVVGLLFTVIGAYYYLRIVKIMYFDQPENEDIVRIGTGNTIVYSLNCLSLLYLGIFPGALIAACINAFAN
- a CDS encoding complex I subunit 4 family protein, coding for MHYLLNLLIWLPILGGVFVLLTGDDKNPNVSRYLTLFTILLCLVFCIPLIKGFDPQSFGMQFIEEIPWMPALGINYALGIDGLSLLLIVLTIFTNLIVILATWDSISKRVSQYLSAFLIMQGLLVGVFSAMDAIVFYIFWEATLIPMYLIIGIWGSDNRVYAAIKFFLYTFLGSVLMLASFLYMGYIAGSFKIETFYAIKLGMTAQTLIFIAFFLGFAIKIPMFPVHTWLPDAHTEAPAGGSVVLAAILLKLGAYGFIRFSLPIVPDACSKYAPLMVALSLIAVVYIGLIAIIQKDMKKLIAYSSISHMGFVTLGCFAIFAIARHGGLSNAGLILEGAIVVMISHAFVSSAMFAGVGFIYDRMHTRLLADFGGIVNTMPIFASFFMLFAMANAGLPGTSGFVGEFMVILGSIKAGFWVAFWAATTLIIGAAYTLWMYKRVIFGPIANKKVAALKDISGFELSAYVLLAIMVIALGVYPKPMLEFVHQTVSHTLALADKSKL
- the nuoL gene encoding NADH-quinone oxidoreductase subunit L, translating into MSIQQVCLVIVLTPLVGSAIAGFFRNQIGRVGAHTVTILGVAISLICSIFLAWGLFSGSIPNTNSLVYHWASGGALIPYEFNIGFLIDPLSVVMLVIVNFVSLLVHVYSIGYMADDDGYQRFFSYISLFTFMMLMLVSANNFLQLFFGWEGVGLVSYLLIGFWYQKESAIEGSLKAFLVNRVGDFGFVLGIGLIFAYAGSLDYEKVFSSANYLASQNIELFSGYSWSLITVICLLLFVGAMGKSAQIPLHVWLPESMEGPTPISALIHAATMVTAGVFMIARISPLIELSTTALSTVLVIGATGALFTGILALVMNDIKRVVAYSTLSQLGYMMVAMGASAYSAGMFHLLTHACFKALLFLGAGSVIIGMHHEQDMRKMGGLWNKMPITYVTFVIGSLALCAFPPFAGFYSKDTIIEAAQLSQIPGSSYAYFCVTAGAMVTALYTFRSLFMTFHGKPRMDEHTLSHLHESPWVVWLPLVLLAIPSIILGYVLYMPILFDTPNLLSSSIFVLPEHNVLAELAHEVSSPFASAVHAIYSFPFWITVLGAVIAWVCYIAVPSIPGYLARYFSIIYSILLNKYGFDRFNELFFVKGARGLGIAFYKIGDQKLIDGAVVNGSGRLVRWFSGKGRKIQTGYIYHYATVMVFGLLAFLCWLILD